A section of the Hydrogenobacter hydrogenophilus genome encodes:
- a CDS encoding sodium:solute symporter family transporter, with amino-acid sequence YELYDLFVFFVSHSNIISPLWGAFLLFFKQSHMAAPLLAEAVGGTVFLGFIAAVAFATILAVVAGLTLAGASTLSHDLYVNVVRGGRSSEEEEVKVAKIATLILGVLAIILGILFKGQNVAFMVGLAFAIAASANFPPLVMSIFWRKFTTAGAVASILTGTFLAVILIILSPTVWVDVLKNPAPIFPWKNPALVSMPASFLIGIIVSLLTKEEEAERKYEEEKVRTYLGIGAE; translated from the coding sequence CTATGAACTTTACGATCTGTTTGTGTTTTTTGTTTCTCATTCTAATATTATCTCCCCATTGTGGGGAGCTTTTTTGCTATTTTTTAAACAGTCTCACATGGCAGCTCCATTGCTTGCGGAAGCGGTTGGAGGTACTGTTTTTCTTGGATTTATTGCAGCGGTAGCCTTTGCTACCATACTTGCAGTTGTTGCAGGTCTTACCTTAGCAGGTGCCTCTACATTGTCTCATGACCTTTATGTGAATGTGGTAAGGGGAGGACGCTCTTCAGAAGAAGAAGAAGTGAAGGTTGCTAAGATAGCTACTTTAATACTCGGTGTGCTTGCCATCATTTTGGGTATTCTCTTTAAAGGTCAAAATGTAGCCTTTATGGTAGGACTCGCTTTTGCTATTGCTGCGAGCGCTAACTTTCCACCCTTGGTCATGTCCATATTCTGGAGGAAGTTTACTACTGCGGGTGCGGTCGCCAGTATACTGACTGGTACGTTCTTGGCAGTGATCCTTATAATTCTCAGTCCCACAGTATGGGTTGATGTACTTAAAAATCCTGCACCCATATTCCCTTGGAAGAATCCTGCCCTTGTATCTATGCCTGCATCTTTCCTTATAGGCATAATAGTCTCACTGTTAACTAAGGAAGAAGAGGCTGAAAGAAAGTACGAGGAGGAAAAGGTAAGAACTTACTTAGGTATAGGAGCAGAATAA